A section of the Vibrio vulnificus CMCP6 genome encodes:
- a CDS encoding isochorismatase family protein: MVDIFKNRTASLDVDPQQGFSELCPNELPVSGALEIVEALKQNHTKAKLKLVSRDMHPPGAAWEAETPANMLEPVGLPEVDIKWNPHCIVGTQGVELLPGLPAIREYDFQMNKGIDPDAHPYGAFYHDQADTLSTGGIEFLRAHRIDTVLVGGLALDFCVKKSIEQLVAADFKVILNLASTRAVFPENNPQVVSHLTALGVICIDDVNQLQLHE, encoded by the coding sequence ATGGTAGATATCTTTAAAAATCGCACAGCGTCGTTAGACGTGGATCCGCAACAAGGGTTTAGTGAGTTATGCCCCAATGAACTTCCTGTCTCCGGTGCGTTAGAGATTGTTGAAGCGTTAAAGCAGAATCATACAAAAGCAAAGCTGAAGTTAGTGTCGCGCGATATGCATCCTCCGGGAGCTGCGTGGGAAGCTGAAACGCCTGCAAACATGTTAGAGCCGGTTGGCCTTCCGGAAGTGGATATTAAATGGAATCCACATTGTATTGTCGGTACGCAAGGTGTCGAATTGCTTCCGGGCTTACCCGCTATTCGAGAGTACGATTTCCAAATGAACAAAGGTATTGATCCCGATGCCCACCCATACGGGGCGTTTTATCATGACCAAGCCGATACGCTATCGACAGGGGGAATTGAGTTCCTTCGTGCCCACAGAATAGATACTGTGCTTGTGGGTGGATTGGCGTTGGACTTTTGCGTGAAAAAATCCATTGAACAGCTTGTCGCCGCAGACTTTAAGGTGATTCTAAATTTGGCGTCAACTCGCGCAGTGTTTCCAGAAAATAACCCTCAGGTGGTGAGCCACCTGACGGCGCTTGGCGTCATCTGCATCGACGATGTGAATCAACTACAACTGCACGAGTGA
- a CDS encoding phosphoribosylglycinamide formyltransferase produces MSLFLRTTALMLLVLSRAPAFAAIPTAPSNQEKQRETSQNEVCSKLFKHSLSGLYGIQSTDTQPLQPYTDFDVLYSKAHQAQFELETIVKSTALLTDTQPYFAGVKSQQRAKQKIALELNNQPERITDLARATIVADDVASLVSAYEALERETRIVKVKNRFKSPGESGYRDLNLLVQLPKTNLVAEVQLHLKAIADVKSGPEHDLYQQIQMMERQAASETRSLNDVELATIKRLRSHSKDLYQQAWQPYLTTHLEAA; encoded by the coding sequence ATGAGCTTATTTCTTCGTACTACCGCATTGATGCTTTTGGTACTAAGCCGTGCACCTGCGTTTGCAGCCATTCCCACCGCGCCATCGAACCAAGAAAAACAGCGCGAAACAAGCCAAAATGAAGTGTGCTCAAAACTGTTTAAACACAGCTTGAGTGGTTTATACGGCATTCAATCCACTGATACGCAACCACTTCAACCCTACACTGATTTTGACGTGCTTTATAGTAAAGCGCACCAAGCGCAATTTGAGCTCGAAACCATCGTAAAGAGCACCGCACTGTTGACGGATACTCAGCCCTATTTTGCAGGCGTGAAATCACAACAACGCGCGAAACAGAAAATTGCTTTGGAACTTAATAATCAACCAGAACGCATTACTGACCTCGCTAGAGCAACCATTGTAGCCGACGACGTAGCAAGCCTTGTTAGTGCCTACGAGGCTTTAGAGCGAGAAACACGCATCGTCAAAGTGAAAAACCGCTTTAAGAGCCCAGGTGAGTCTGGGTATCGTGACCTCAACCTGCTGGTACAACTACCAAAGACCAACTTAGTTGCAGAAGTCCAATTGCACTTGAAAGCCATTGCAGATGTTAAAAGTGGCCCTGAACACGATTTATATCAGCAAATTCAAATGATGGAGAGACAAGCAGCAAGTGAAACGCGTTCACTGAATGATGTCGAGTTGGCGACCATTAAACGACTAAGAAGCCACTCAAAAGATCTTTACCAACAAGCGTGGCAACCTTATTTGACCACACACTTGGAAGCGGCTTAA
- the pncB gene encoding nicotinate phosphoribosyltransferase, translated as MCAPLFQPAIIQSVLDLDVYKINMMQAAYRFYPQTQVRYELIVRSDDNLSDLVEEVREEINRLAELRFDAAQLAYLAEKAPYLTAEFLSYLETFRFHPQQQVSVGIFRTAQGDCQLRVTINGIWHETILYETLVMSIISELRNRRYWAQIPQSQLHKVLEDKLDFLDSELKRRNITNFRFSEMGTRRRFSFAAQKTMLDVLRARVPELLLGTSNYHLAQEFNLTPIGTVAHEWTMAHQALVAIQHSQRVALDKWLEAFNGSLGIALTDTIGIDAFLSDFDLDKATAYAGVRHDSGSPFVWGDKIIAHYESLGIDPTTKTLIFTDGLDFARALDICEYFAGRAQISFGIGTFLANDMGNWTNDKGTRYQPISMVVKMAECNGSPVAKISDEPEKAMCEDIFFLMNLKQRFGLEVDLDKAIETLKQMKRQQKKRIQSVA; from the coding sequence ATGTGCGCGCCACTTTTTCAACCAGCCATTATTCAAAGTGTTCTTGATTTAGATGTGTATAAAATCAATATGATGCAAGCCGCGTATCGATTTTATCCTCAAACACAAGTGCGCTACGAACTGATCGTTCGCTCTGATGATAACTTGTCTGATTTAGTGGAAGAGGTTCGTGAGGAAATCAACCGCCTCGCAGAGCTTCGCTTTGATGCTGCCCAGTTGGCTTACTTGGCAGAGAAAGCGCCCTATTTAACGGCAGAGTTTCTCTCCTATTTAGAAACCTTCCGCTTCCACCCTCAGCAACAAGTCTCTGTCGGTATTTTCCGCACCGCACAGGGCGACTGCCAGCTCAGAGTCACCATAAATGGCATTTGGCACGAAACCATTCTCTATGAAACCTTAGTGATGAGTATTATCTCAGAGCTGCGCAATCGTCGTTATTGGGCACAAATACCCCAGTCTCAACTGCACAAAGTATTAGAGGACAAACTGGACTTTTTAGATTCGGAACTTAAACGCCGTAATATTACTAATTTCCGTTTCTCTGAGATGGGGACACGACGCCGATTTAGCTTTGCTGCGCAAAAAACGATGCTTGACGTATTGCGTGCACGAGTGCCAGAACTGCTCTTAGGCACCAGTAATTATCACCTTGCTCAAGAGTTCAATTTAACGCCAATTGGCACGGTCGCACATGAATGGACCATGGCACATCAAGCGCTTGTCGCTATTCAACACTCTCAGCGTGTCGCATTAGACAAATGGCTTGAGGCGTTTAATGGTAGTCTTGGTATCGCTCTAACCGACACCATCGGTATTGATGCGTTTCTTAGCGATTTTGACCTAGACAAAGCCACTGCCTATGCAGGCGTGAGACACGATTCCGGCAGTCCATTTGTTTGGGGAGATAAAATCATTGCCCATTACGAAAGTCTAGGCATCGATCCAACCACTAAAACCTTGATTTTTACCGATGGACTGGATTTTGCGCGTGCGCTTGATATTTGCGAGTATTTCGCCGGACGCGCACAGATAAGTTTTGGCATTGGCACTTTCCTCGCCAATGATATGGGGAATTGGACCAATGACAAAGGCACCCGTTACCAACCGATATCAATGGTGGTCAAGATGGCGGAATGTAATGGCTCCCCAGTGGCAAAAATCAGCGACGAGCCAGAGAAAGCCATGTGTGAAGACATCTTTTTCTTGATGAACCTCAAGCAACGCTTTGGCTTAGAAGTGGACCTTGATAAAGCGATCGAAACGCTAAAGCAGATGAAACGTCAGCAGAAAAAGCGCATTCAAAGCGTCGCTTAA
- a CDS encoding NUDIX hydrolase: protein MIVTIDMICLKLGEKGLEVLLIKRTNPERPQHGMWSIPGGFVFEHDLSQEGGQPADADFDSARRRICRQKIHTYPHYISEPMVDGNPKRDPHGWSVTIAHYALLNQTNIEQIQNCGLCDQQLAWFALESVLQGEVALAFDHADLIRLAWTKLRAAIEYTSVVLFALEKEFLVSDIIHAYAKFGVDVNRMTIKRRLIDTGVIVSANKIASTNKGKGGKPAQVYSLADKHVTYFQTCLR, encoded by the coding sequence ATGATTGTTACGATTGACATGATTTGCCTGAAGCTAGGTGAGAAAGGGCTGGAAGTTCTGCTGATTAAGCGCACCAATCCTGAGAGACCACAGCATGGCATGTGGTCTATTCCGGGAGGATTTGTGTTTGAACACGATTTATCCCAAGAGGGAGGACAACCCGCTGACGCTGATTTTGATTCTGCGCGACGTCGTATCTGTCGGCAAAAAATTCATACCTATCCTCACTACATCAGTGAGCCGATGGTGGATGGTAACCCAAAACGCGATCCTCATGGTTGGAGCGTGACCATCGCCCACTATGCACTACTTAATCAAACCAATATCGAACAAATTCAAAACTGTGGTTTGTGTGATCAACAATTGGCTTGGTTCGCGCTTGAGTCGGTGCTGCAAGGGGAAGTTGCGTTGGCCTTTGACCATGCCGATTTAATTCGCCTCGCATGGACCAAGTTGCGTGCCGCGATCGAATACACATCGGTGGTCTTGTTTGCACTCGAAAAAGAGTTTCTCGTTTCTGACATCATTCACGCCTACGCCAAGTTTGGTGTGGATGTGAACCGCATGACGATCAAGCGACGTTTGATCGACACCGGTGTGATCGTGAGCGCGAATAAAATTGCCTCGACCAACAAAGGGAAGGGAGGCAAACCCGCTCAGGTCTATAGCTTAGCGGATAAACACGTAACCTATTTTCAAACTTGCTTGCGTTAA
- the ihfA gene encoding integration host factor subunit alpha has protein sequence MALTKADLAENLFEKLGFSKRDAKDTVEVFFEEIRKALENGEQVKLSGFGNFDLRDKNERPGRNPKTGEDIPITARRVVTFRPGQKLKARVENLK, from the coding sequence ATGGCGCTCACAAAAGCCGATTTGGCAGAGAACCTGTTTGAAAAACTAGGATTTAGTAAACGGGACGCCAAGGACACGGTTGAAGTGTTTTTTGAAGAAATTCGCAAGGCACTAGAAAATGGCGAGCAGGTAAAGCTATCAGGTTTTGGTAACTTTGATCTACGAGATAAGAACGAGAGACCTGGTCGTAACCCTAAAACCGGTGAAGACATTCCAATTACTGCACGACGCGTTGTCACATTCAGACCAGGCCAGAAGCTAAAAGCTCGTGTCGAAAATCTGAAATAG